DNA sequence from the Thermococcus gammatolerans EJ3 genome:
TCAGGCTTATGGATGAGGCAAGGAGAGAAATCGGGAACATCGGAAGTGAGCTGGTGGACGATGGAGAGGTCGTGATAACCCATTCGTTCTCATCGGCCGTTCTGGAGGTGCTCAGCTCCGCGTGGAGAAAGGGGAAGAGGTTCAGAGTCATTCTTACCGAGAGCTCACCGGACTACGAGGGGATAGCCCTCGCGAACGAGCTTGACTTTCTAGGCATCCCTCACGAGGTCATAACAGACGCCCAGCTCGGTCTCTTCGCAAGAAGGGCAACTCTTGCACTCGTGGGAGCCGACAACGTGACGAGAGACGGAGCCGTCCTCAACAAAGCCGGAACATACCTCCTTGCACTTGCTTGCCATGACGCTGGAGTCCCCTTCTATGTCGCCGCCGAGAGTTTCAAGTTCCACCCTGAGCTGGAGGCGGAGGAAGTTGAGATAGTGGAGCGACCCTACCACAGACAGGGACATAGGGTGAGGAATTATCTCTTCGATGTAACACCCTGGAAGTACGTCCGGGGAATAATCACCGAACTCGGAGTCCTCGTGCCCCCGAAGGAGATCTGACGCTCAGATGAGCATTTCTATTTCATCCCATAACCTCTCTGCCAGCTCGCGCTTGTTCATCCTCGGCAGTCTCTTAACTTCATTGCGGGTGACGAGGAACACTTCGTTCTCCTCGCTTCCAAAGGCCTTGAGCGTGTTCGCGACGACCATGTCGCTTCCCGCGCGCTCAGTCTGCTTCCTGGCTTCCTCTATGAGCTTATCCTCGCTCGTCTCGGCCTTGAAGCCCACGAGGAATACGTCTGGCTGGAGTTCTTTAACGCGGTCTATTATCTTCGGCGTCGGCTCGAGTTCAAGGATAAGACTCTTCCCGCTCTTGATTTTTGCATCCGCCCGGTTTTTGACCCGGAAGTCGCTTACGGCGGCGGCCAAAACCACGACGTCGTATTTCCTGACCTTCAGCTCGTTTTCTATCGCCTCCAGCATCTCCTCAACGGTCTCGACCTCAATCTGGTTCTCGACGAAGCTCGGGACGCTCCCCTTAGTCCTGATGAGTGTAACCTCCGCCCCCCTGAAGTCCGCCTCTTCGGCTATGGCAACTCCCATTCTGCCACTGCTTGCGTTGGTGATGTAGCGAATCGGGTCTATGTACTCCCTCGTCGCTCCTGCCGTGACCAGAACGCGCTTCCCCTCGAGGCTCTTGGGGTGGAGCTTTCTGATGACGCGGTAGACTATCTCGTCTATTGAAGCGACCTTGGCTTTCCCCTCCTCGAAGCGGGGGCCGATGAACTCGACTCCAAGTTTTCTGAGCTTCTCGATGTTCTCTTTAACTATGGGGTGTTCGTACATCGTTGAGTGCATCGCGGGGGCTATCATAATCGGAGTGTGGGAGAATGCGGTCGTTACAACCGTCGTGACGGGTGTGTCATCTATGCCACAGGCTATCTTACCTATGGTGTTCGCCGTCGCAGGGCATACGAGAATCAGGTCGGCCTTGTTCTCGTGCTCTCCAGCCAGTTCAACGTGCTCTATGAAGCCCGTTATCTCTGTTACGACAGGGTTTCCTGTGGCGAACTCCATCGCGTAGGGGTGGATTATCTTCTGAGCGTTCTCGCTCATCACCGCGTGAACCTCTGCCCCGTGCCTTATGAGCTCCCTCGCGAGCTTGACGCACTCGACGGCGGCTATGCTTCCAGGAATCGCGAGAACGATTTTCTTCCCGACGAGCTTTCTGCTCTTGGTCGCGTAGATAAGCTTGACGTGATGGAGCATTGAAATCACCGGTAAGGACTTAGAGCATTCCCGCTAAAAAAACTTCTTCATGAAACGTTGAGCCACGAGAACTCGCGCTCGAGCAACTTGAGCTCCCTCTCCTCGAGCGTTTTGGGATCCACTACCAAAACCAACAAAGCTCCCCTGGACAGAATGTTGTCTTTCAGGCTCGTAAGGAATTTGAAAACCGCATCAAAACCGTTTTCAAGGATTAGATACTCAACCCCCTCAATTATTACGGCGGTGTTATCATCCGCCCGGTCTACGATATACTGCAGAAGGGGCGCAAGCCGACTAGGCTCGATCCTGTTCTCCCCGCTGATCTTCGTGATCCACAGCGTTGGAATGTCCGATTCCCTGAACCTCTCGGCGTTCCTTGCAACGGCCAGCAACTTCCAGCCCCCCAGGAGTCTGAGAAGGCGCTGAAGGGGCATCGAAGCGTTAACAAGGTACGCACCGGACTTTAGAACCCTAGTTCCATCAAAGACCTTGCTCGGAGCGGATTTAAGTTTGAGCTTTCCGTAGATGGGTTGAGCTGTTACGAGGATCCAGATCAAACCAAGGGCCACAAGAACATCATCAAACACTTTCATAAACTCCGTCTTGATTATATCGTTGAGGACGTTAACGAAATAACCAGACCAGAATATCAAGAACCCAATTATCGTGTTATTAACTTCCCTCCTGCCCAAACTTGCTCCAAGCCTTTTCCTTATCCTCATCGCCATTACAACTGTGACCGTCAGCACCGAAAACGCGATTACCTCTGCAAAAAGCTTGATTTGCTCGTAGCTTGTTGTCCCCATGATAGCCGATTTGAGACACTCTTTAAAAGTTTTTCTGAGTAAATAGTACGGATATACCAATAAACCCCCGTACCTTCAATAAAACTATTGAGAATAATAAAACAGGGGAACCCCGCATCGTGTTGGAAGTTAACGGGAAGGGGTCATGGTTATCTTCGTGAGAGAGTTCCGCTCTACCGTTCCAGGCTGATACGAACGTCTGAGGTCAAAGTTACCAAAGTGAGCACTGAGGATCATCTCAATGCCTTCCTCAGGAAGGTCACCCCTAGTTATAACAGTAACCCTGACGGGAACGTAGGGGCCACTCTCCCGCGAGTACTCCATCAGGACAACGACGGGATAGCTCCGGGTTTTAATATGAATTGAGTTTAAAAATGCTTGTCCAACGAGCATCGTCTCGCTATCGCGGAGAACGCTGACCTCGAGAGGTTCTCCATAGGATCTTGCAATCATAAAAAGGATCTCCTCAACCTCATCCTCAGGGACGACTATCCTCAGAGAAACAGTACTCCTGAGCTCGTTGTAGAGAACCCACCTAAGGTAAAGACCCGCATTTGTAACCGGCTGCATTACGGCATTGAGCTTTTCAATTGGAACCTCGAGATCAAATTCTGCCATGATGACACCACCGAATGTAACGCTTGGTGATTAGAGTGAATCACAGCATACCATGTATGATCTTTATTGGATCATTTCTTGATAATGATTTTAAAGGTTTTGGTAGTTAGAAGGAAAAGTGAAAATAGATTGAACCCGGAGGGTCGGCCACTTATTTTACCAATCAAATTTGAACACGTTATTGTAGCGTGTTCTTTGAAGTTATTTTGCCATCATACTATATAAACTTTTCCCCAAAAATTGTGAGTTTTACAACACAATCTTGGAAATTTTACAAAAATTAAGATTCTTCTCGAATAGCATCCTCCCTAAACCTGCTGACCTCATCCTGAGTGCCAACCCACACAACGATCACGGGCTCAACGGTTATCATGCCGTCGTTTATCATCGGTTTGATCTCACAGATGGCCTTCTCTATCTTGTAACCCCTGTCAACAACCTCAATAACAACGGGGAGATCCGTGGAGAGCCTCATTACATCACCGGAGTGAATGCGACTTTTCTTTCCAAACCCGTATATACCGCGATAAACGGTTGCCCCCGCTATTCCCATCTCCCTCAGCTTTTCTACTATCGCTTTATAAAGGGGCCTCCCCTTCCAGCGGTCGTTTTCCCCAATGTATATCTTAAGACGAAGGGTGTTCCAGTGTTCAACCTCGACCATAGTCTCACCTCCTCGCCAATAGGAACCCAATGAAAACTAAGCTGATGGTTACAAAAACGTTTGCCGCGACGTTCAGACCAGCCATAATGTACTCCCTCTCCCGGAGGAGGGAGAACGTCTCGTATGAGAAGGTTGAAAAAGTGCTTAAACCCCCACAGAAGCCCGTACCAAGAAAAGCCCTCCAATCGCTCGGTACGTCAAAACCCCAGAACAGGAGGCCGTAGAGGTAGCCGAGGATGAAGCTGGCGAGTCCATTGACCATGAGAGTTCCAACCGGAAAGTCCCTGTAAACGGGGAGCAGTCCCGACAGGTAGAACCGGAAGAGGGCCCCCAGCGCGCCACCCGCTGCTACAGCCAAAGCCATCTTCGCGTTCATCGCTGCACCACCCAGAATCCTTTTGAAACGGAGATCAGGCCTTTTTAAAGTTTAGGTAGTACCTGACCTTCTCCTCAACGGATGAGTAGTCCCTCTCCTCCACGCCCAGTTTTTCCCTGAGCCGCCAGTTCTGAGCTATCATAGCAGAAAGCCGGACTCGCTGACCCCATCATAGAGCACGCTTTCAATGACGCTACGCTCAAAGTTATCAAGACTCCTGCAAACCGGACAGCCCTCGCCGCTAAGGCTTTCACAGAGGTGTACTCCTAATCGGATCTATGAGAATCATGTTGGAGTATCAAAGATACCTCATCATTGACTCGATAACTGCCAGTGCGCGGTATGTGTTCTGGAAGTTGGAAATGCCCAGCTCAAGGCTCCTCCTGAAGCCGCCGTTGGGATTCTGGAGCTGACGTATGAACCATATGTGCCTCCTCGGGTAGGTCGGACTTTCGTTCTGGAGCTCAAGACCCCTAGTGGCATAAAAGGTCGGCTCAAGGTAGGGCGGAAGACTGTATGGCACCTCAGTAAAGCCACCCCAGTCACCGCAGAGCTCGCAGTTCCTGAAGTGTGGACTCCTTGGCGGGCGATAGCCGAGGATGTAAAGCGTGAAGAGAGCCTGATACGTCATCGTTGTCGTGGGCTGTTTGACGCCGTAGCCGTTTCCATTGCGGAACTTCATAACGAAGGTTCTGATCGCGTCCCTCTCGTCGGGGTTGAACTTCAGGTTGATTGCATCGAAGGCTTTGGTAACCCAGTAGGTGGCCTCGAGCGGGGTCGCCGTTCCGAACTCCTCACTTCCCCCGAGTCCGACCGCAAACTTGCCTTCCGCGGGGTTGTACTTGGTGAAAACTATCTCGCTCTTCTCCCTCGCAAGGTCTTTGGCCCCAAGCAGGACAAGGCCCTCAAGGGCCATCGCTATTGCGACTACCGCCGTCTGGGGCTGGATTGCGTTGCCAAGGAATTCTATAGTCTTTTCTGGCTCGGGGAAC
Encoded proteins:
- a CDS encoding DUF835 domain-containing protein, producing MGTTSYEQIKLFAEVIAFSVLTVTVVMAMRIRKRLGASLGRREVNNTIIGFLIFWSGYFVNVLNDIIKTEFMKVFDDVLVALGLIWILVTAQPIYGKLKLKSAPSKVFDGTRVLKSGAYLVNASMPLQRLLRLLGGWKLLAVARNAERFRESDIPTLWITKISGENRIEPSRLAPLLQYIVDRADDNTAVIIEGVEYLILENGFDAVFKFLTSLKDNILSRGALLVLVVDPKTLEERELKLLEREFSWLNVS
- a CDS encoding DUF190 domain-containing protein; this translates as MVEVEHWNTLRLKIYIGENDRWKGRPLYKAIVEKLREMGIAGATVYRGIYGFGKKSRIHSGDVMRLSTDLPVVIEVVDRGYKIEKAICEIKPMINDGMITVEPVIVVWVGTQDEVSRFREDAIREES
- the crcB gene encoding fluoride efflux transporter CrcB: MNAKMALAVAAGGALGALFRFYLSGLLPVYRDFPVGTLMVNGLASFILGYLYGLLFWGFDVPSDWRAFLGTGFCGGLSTFSTFSYETFSLLREREYIMAGLNVAANVFVTISLVFIGFLLARR
- the coaBC gene encoding bifunctional phosphopantothenoylcysteine decarboxylase/phosphopantothenate--cysteine ligase CoaBC — encoded protein: MLHHVKLIYATKSRKLVGKKIVLAIPGSIAAVECVKLARELIRHGAEVHAVMSENAQKIIHPYAMEFATGNPVVTEITGFIEHVELAGEHENKADLILVCPATANTIGKIACGIDDTPVTTVVTTAFSHTPIMIAPAMHSTMYEHPIVKENIEKLRKLGVEFIGPRFEEGKAKVASIDEIVYRVIRKLHPKSLEGKRVLVTAGATREYIDPIRYITNASSGRMGVAIAEEADFRGAEVTLIRTKGSVPSFVENQIEVETVEEMLEAIENELKVRKYDVVVLAAAVSDFRVKNRADAKIKSGKSLILELEPTPKIIDRVKELQPDVFLVGFKAETSEDKLIEEARKQTERAGSDMVVANTLKAFGSEENEVFLVTRNEVKRLPRMNKRELAERLWDEIEMLI
- a CDS encoding translation initiation factor eIF-2B alpha/beta/delta subunit family protein (eIF-2BA; catalyzes the binding of GTP to IF2) is translated as MIPPQVREILEEMRTERIRGASWLAKKGAEAYLLLSELLVGKELERALSEMRKEIPSINPTMASLYNLSRFIPVSSSPELVRARAEEFLRLMDEARREIGNIGSELVDDGEVVITHSFSSAVLEVLSSAWRKGKRFRVILTESSPDYEGIALANELDFLGIPHEVITDAQLGLFARRATLALVGADNVTRDGAVLNKAGTYLLALACHDAGVPFYVAAESFKFHPELEAEEVEIVERPYHRQGHRVRNYLFDVTPWKYVRGIITELGVLVPPKEI
- a CDS encoding prenyltransferase/squalene oxidase repeat-containing protein yields the protein MGSKLYEIGRYVNVNAVLHYVEERRHEDGGYCFVSVLDDTNVNDTYYAIKIYNLLGIEFPEPEKTIEFLGNAIQPQTAVVAIAMALEGLVLLGAKDLAREKSEIVFTKYNPAEGKFAVGLGGSEEFGTATPLEATYWVTKAFDAINLKFNPDERDAIRTFVMKFRNGNGYGVKQPTTTMTYQALFTLYILGYRPPRSPHFRNCELCGDWGGFTEVPYSLPPYLEPTFYATRGLELQNESPTYPRRHIWFIRQLQNPNGGFRRSLELGISNFQNTYRALAVIESMMRYL